Proteins from a single region of Amycolatopsis sp. CA-230715:
- a CDS encoding response regulator has translation MITVFLVDDHEVVRRGVADLLESDPELTVIGEAASVGQALARIPALRPDIAVLDVRLPDGNGIELCRELRSKLPELHCLMLTTFTDEQAMLDAILAGAGGYVIKDIQGMRLVTAIRDVASGKSLLDNRAAATLMAKLRADLDTNTSPTAGLSDQERTLLDLIGEGLTNRQIATRMYLAEKTVKNYVSRLLTKLGMQRRTQAAVLATELRGRHPSD, from the coding sequence GTGATCACGGTGTTTCTGGTCGACGACCACGAGGTGGTCCGGCGAGGGGTGGCCGATCTGCTGGAATCCGACCCCGAACTGACGGTGATCGGCGAAGCCGCATCGGTAGGACAGGCACTCGCCAGGATCCCCGCGCTACGCCCCGACATCGCCGTGCTCGACGTCCGGCTCCCCGACGGCAACGGCATCGAACTCTGCCGCGAACTCCGCTCCAAACTCCCCGAACTGCACTGCCTGATGCTGACCACCTTCACCGACGAACAAGCCATGCTCGACGCGATCCTCGCCGGTGCGGGCGGCTACGTGATCAAGGACATCCAAGGCATGCGGCTCGTCACCGCCATCCGCGACGTCGCCTCCGGCAAATCCCTGCTCGACAACCGCGCCGCCGCCACCCTCATGGCCAAGCTCCGTGCCGACCTCGACACCAACACCAGCCCCACCGCCGGACTCAGCGACCAGGAACGCACCCTGCTCGACCTCATCGGCGAAGGACTCACCAACCGCCAAATCGCCACCCGCATGTACCTCGCCGAAAAGACCGTCAAGAACTACGTCTCCCGGCTCCTCACCAAACTCGGCATGCAACGCCGCACCCAAGCCGCGGTACTCGCCACCGAGCTGCGCGGCAGACACCCCAGCGACTGA